The following proteins are encoded in a genomic region of Paenibacillus sp. FSL R7-0273:
- a CDS encoding carbohydrate ABC transporter permease, with amino-acid sequence MIRLSFGEKVFQTATVIFLCTLSVIALIPLISVLSVSFSSKLPVEMNLVTLWPRGFTLDSWKYIVGRPDLWRSFFITLTSTAIGTALCLLITALTAYPLAKKEFKPGTIIMIAAVITMVFKAPLIPYFLTVKSIGLYNNPLVLVIPHVLTAYNLIIMRTFFLQFPKELEEAAVVEGAGYFRTLFSLVLPLSKAVLATLGLFYAVVIWNQFQHPLLFLQNPDWFPLQIKIRQFITSNNELPLVGNAALLNYNERTLRAVTIVFAVIPILAVYPYLQKYFVKGAMLGSVKG; translated from the coding sequence ATGATCCGGCTATCCTTTGGTGAAAAGGTATTTCAGACGGCAACCGTCATCTTTCTCTGTACCCTATCCGTCATTGCCCTAATTCCTTTAATTTCTGTACTTTCAGTCTCCTTCAGCTCCAAGCTGCCTGTCGAGATGAATCTGGTCACGCTGTGGCCGCGCGGCTTCACCCTGGATTCCTGGAAGTATATTGTAGGCCGGCCTGACCTGTGGAGGTCCTTCTTCATTACCTTGACCTCAACTGCGATCGGAACGGCGCTTTGTCTTCTTATAACAGCGTTAACCGCTTATCCTTTAGCTAAAAAAGAGTTCAAGCCGGGTACCATCATTATGATTGCTGCTGTTATAACCATGGTCTTCAAAGCACCGCTGATTCCGTATTTTCTGACCGTAAAAAGCATCGGACTTTACAATAATCCGCTTGTGCTGGTCATTCCGCATGTGCTGACGGCGTACAATCTGATTATTATGCGGACGTTCTTTCTGCAGTTTCCGAAGGAGCTGGAAGAAGCGGCTGTTGTAGAGGGGGCGGGCTATTTCCGGACCCTGTTCAGCCTGGTGCTTCCGCTGTCCAAGGCGGTACTCGCCACGCTGGGCCTGTTCTATGCCGTTGTAATCTGGAATCAGTTCCAGCATCCGCTGCTGTTCCTTCAGAACCCGGACTGGTTCCCGCTGCAGATCAAGATCAGACAGTTCATTACCAGTAACAACGAATTGCCGCTGGTTGGCAATGCGGCGCTGCTGAATTACAATGAAAGAACGCTGCGGGCCGTCACGATTGTGTTTGCGGTTATACCGATCCTGGCGGTGTATCCTTATCTTCAGAAGTATTTTGTGAAGGGAGCCATGCTCGGCTCTGTAAAGGGATAA
- a CDS encoding cache domain-containing sensor histidine kinase, with product MFIQNIIHRIGEMKLRNKLIISYFVASVVPILLISLTIYQLSAKSVEDATSEFAAMYVSQATMNLDSFVERHDQSTKSVFLEEDIMEILSGPEPDNMDELINDRAAIQRFFARITTTYTDIDTVMLVNAEGTLYHYTRALDRVSAEELESRTWFKQSRNEKRLFLTPVHDRSYYSRNKEGAAFTVGRVLWNFNGSYAGMILLDMNPDKLIALSDDFRLLGNKYDIRLIITNPEGGILYHSGAATGKVSWDPLIGQVYPPEGSGKDEIILSRTANAEQLLVRAEIPLNKLLAKIRSIKHVTMVSIIISLLFIFLISVLFSYRITKPIINLRRSMKQVEMGQYSLLPAGSGSHDEINGLVQSYNKMIVVIKELIEDVYIAGLKRKQAQFLALQSQINPHMLYNTLESIRMKAVVKQQNDIAEMIKILARMFRLSMGKDRDSNLVRHEVEYAAHYIFLQNIRYDNRFILDVQLSDRVLDTPVIPLVFQPIVENSIKHGFRNYARQLHIRIEEHILESGDVRIRFIDDGGVLTEQQARDINQQLQRINFTAYDPEEENGPDTEQGIGLRNIAERLKLQYGERYELVIYAGDRIGTVVELIIPLAG from the coding sequence ATGTTCATCCAAAATATCATTCACCGCATCGGTGAGATGAAGCTGCGGAATAAGCTGATTATCAGCTATTTCGTGGCTTCTGTCGTTCCGATTCTCTTAATTAGCCTTACCATTTACCAGCTGTCGGCCAAAAGCGTTGAGGACGCTACCAGTGAATTTGCAGCCATGTATGTTTCACAGGCGACCATGAACCTGGACAGCTTTGTGGAGCGTCATGACCAGTCTACGAAATCGGTTTTTCTGGAAGAGGACATTATGGAGATTCTGTCCGGCCCGGAGCCGGACAATATGGATGAGCTGATCAATGACCGGGCAGCGATCCAGCGTTTTTTTGCCAGGATCACAACGACCTATACGGATATTGATACAGTGATGCTGGTCAATGCCGAAGGGACACTCTATCACTATACGAGGGCTCTGGACAGAGTCAGTGCAGAGGAGCTGGAGAGCCGGACCTGGTTCAAGCAGTCCCGTAATGAGAAGCGGCTGTTTCTGACCCCGGTCCATGACCGGTCGTACTACAGCCGTAACAAGGAAGGGGCTGCTTTCACGGTCGGACGGGTGCTTTGGAATTTTAACGGCTCTTACGCCGGTATGATCCTGCTCGATATGAACCCTGACAAGCTGATTGCCCTGAGCGATGATTTCCGCCTGCTGGGCAACAAGTACGACATCCGGCTTATTATCACGAATCCGGAGGGCGGGATTCTCTATCATTCCGGTGCGGCGACCGGCAAAGTCTCCTGGGATCCGCTTATCGGCCAGGTTTACCCGCCGGAAGGCTCCGGGAAGGATGAAATCATCCTGTCGAGAACGGCGAATGCAGAGCAGCTGCTGGTCAGAGCCGAGATTCCGCTAAACAAGCTGCTGGCCAAGATCCGCAGCATCAAGCATGTGACGATGGTGTCAATCATCATCAGCCTGCTGTTTATCTTCCTGATCTCGGTGTTATTCAGCTACCGGATAACGAAGCCGATTATTAATCTGCGCCGCAGCATGAAGCAGGTGGAGATGGGCCAGTATTCCCTGCTGCCGGCGGGCTCCGGCTCCCATGATGAAATTAACGGCCTGGTTCAAAGCTATAACAAAATGATTGTCGTTATTAAAGAGCTTATTGAAGACGTTTACATCGCCGGGCTAAAGCGCAAGCAGGCGCAGTTCCTTGCGCTGCAGTCCCAGATTAATCCACACATGCTCTATAACACGCTTGAATCGATCCGGATGAAGGCGGTCGTTAAGCAGCAGAACGATATTGCTGAGATGATCAAGATTCTGGCCCGCATGTTCCGCCTGTCGATGGGCAAGGACAGGGACAGCAATCTGGTCAGGCATGAGGTCGAATATGCAGCCCATTATATTTTTCTGCAGAATATCCGTTATGACAACAGGTTCATCCTGGATGTACAGCTCAGTGACCGCGTGCTGGACACGCCCGTTATCCCGCTTGTCTTTCAGCCGATTGTGGAGAACAGCATTAAGCACGGCTTCCGGAATTACGCCAGGCAGCTCCATATCCGGATTGAGGAGCATATCCTCGAATCAGGAGATGTGCGGATCCGGTTCATTGATGACGGAGGGGTATTGACGGAGCAGCAGGCCCGGGATATTAATCAGCAGCTGCAAAGGATTAATTTTACGGCGTACGATCCTGAAGAGGAGAACGGGCCGGATACAGAGCAGGGCATTGGCCTGCGCAATATTGCGGAACGGCTGAAGCTGCAGTACGGGGAACGGTATGAATTGGTTATTTATGCCGGTGACAGGATAGGCACCGTTGTCGAGCTGATCATTCCGCTGGCCGGATAA
- a CDS encoding ABC transporter substrate-binding protein, with protein sequence MVSRKQLFNLTLAGMLSIGILSACGSNGNSGNGAPGGTPADGAAATAAADTPATDGTDSAKTVDLNVWWVNSGFKGIDKDSPLYKDYAERLGVGVISPYVEWNGGTEYLNQLNLKIAAGEIPNLFQPWNGIENDLAKNGAIADLTELLPEYAPNMWKLVPEDVWNVIKANDPTGQGHIYWIPSVNAYEKTTGLIRKDWLDNLGLQMPTTQEEYVKVLKAFRDQDPNGNGKADEVPTGGRENARWMDHLFNEYGVAIVEGYPDWDVYDGELTYAAVTQNMKDALAFIHTLYQDKLLDQETFLNDKSAWDGKIYSGVVGNYYHWGEGVYGFLASIEQATGAKADYSVLPVLEAPGYEGKGFISTKRTGSPAWVVSAQQDEEHLIASLKLLDELADQSKWSDLRWGLEGMHYKVENGKKIMLPEDRSVQQNRLNPFNQFADLEFAQKLILENGSDNDMWQYEQAARNMEESQQYVKVIGGDGLPSSVYDNYPDIKNNTLWYEYATKIVIGTYPIEKFDEFVDKWYKSGGTEVTEKAREWYARVHQ encoded by the coding sequence ATGGTTTCACGCAAGCAATTATTTAACCTTACCCTGGCCGGAATGTTAAGCATCGGCATACTCTCAGCCTGCGGCTCGAACGGCAACAGCGGAAATGGTGCCCCGGGCGGTACTCCGGCGGACGGGGCAGCGGCTACTGCCGCTGCAGATACTCCGGCCACAGACGGAACAGACAGTGCAAAGACCGTTGATCTGAATGTCTGGTGGGTGAACAGCGGCTTTAAAGGCATTGATAAAGACAGCCCGCTGTATAAGGATTATGCAGAAAGATTAGGCGTGGGTGTGATCAGCCCCTATGTGGAATGGAACGGCGGTACCGAGTACCTCAACCAGCTGAACCTGAAAATTGCCGCAGGCGAAATTCCGAATCTGTTCCAGCCATGGAACGGGATTGAGAACGATCTGGCCAAGAACGGCGCCATTGCCGATCTGACCGAGCTGCTGCCGGAATACGCCCCGAATATGTGGAAGCTGGTTCCGGAGGATGTCTGGAATGTAATCAAAGCGAATGATCCTACCGGACAGGGGCATATTTACTGGATTCCCAGTGTGAATGCTTATGAGAAAACAACAGGACTGATCCGCAAGGACTGGCTGGATAATCTGGGCCTGCAGATGCCAACGACACAGGAAGAATACGTAAAGGTACTGAAAGCGTTTAGGGATCAGGACCCGAACGGCAACGGCAAAGCGGACGAGGTTCCGACCGGCGGCCGTGAGAATGCCCGCTGGATGGATCACCTGTTCAATGAATACGGTGTAGCGATTGTTGAGGGCTACCCCGACTGGGATGTGTACGACGGGGAGCTGACTTACGCCGCGGTTACACAGAATATGAAGGATGCCCTGGCCTTTATTCATACGCTGTATCAGGATAAGCTGCTCGATCAGGAAACGTTCCTGAACGATAAGTCTGCCTGGGACGGGAAAATCTATTCCGGCGTTGTGGGCAACTACTACCACTGGGGTGAAGGGGTCTATGGCTTCCTCGCCAGCATTGAGCAGGCAACCGGCGCCAAGGCTGACTATTCCGTCCTTCCGGTTCTGGAAGCACCAGGGTATGAAGGCAAAGGCTTTATCTCGACCAAGCGTACAGGCAGCCCGGCCTGGGTCGTCAGTGCCCAGCAGGATGAGGAGCATCTGATTGCCAGCCTGAAGCTGCTGGATGAGCTTGCCGACCAGTCCAAGTGGTCTGACCTCCGCTGGGGCCTTGAGGGCATGCACTACAAGGTGGAGAACGGTAAAAAAATCATGTTGCCGGAAGACCGCAGCGTCCAGCAGAACCGGCTGAACCCGTTCAACCAGTTCGCTGATCTGGAATTTGCCCAGAAGCTGATTCTGGAGAACGGCTCAGACAACGATATGTGGCAATACGAGCAGGCTGCGCGCAACATGGAGGAATCCCAGCAGTACGTCAAGGTTATCGGCGGGGATGGCCTGCCGAGCAGCGTGTATGACAACTACCCGGACATCAAGAACAACACGCTATGGTACGAATATGCAACCAAAATTGTGATCGGCACTTATCCGATTGAGAAATTCGATGAGTTTGTCGACAAGTGGTACAAATCCGGCGGTACTGAGGTTACGGAAAAAGCGCGTGAATGGTACGCGAGGGTTCATCAGTAA
- a CDS encoding response regulator transcription factor — protein MYNIILVDDEMGIIEGLKVIIGAYLPECRVIGSANDGTEGYRLILQQCPDIVITDIRMLERDGLEMIESLTAKGVSAKFIILSGYSEFEYARKGMQLGVKSYLTKPIEETELQQCVRKVIREIETARTQEELKRTDALTSSGQTADPEPDPKKRDVIAEIKQYLIENYDQNVSLADLSSRFYLHLNYLSSLFKEKTGQTYLEYVSMIRIEKAKQLLADSELKIYEVGQKVGYYDTTHFSKVFEKIAGCKPSEYRRMQQKR, from the coding sequence ATGTATAATATTATTTTGGTAGATGATGAAATGGGTATTATCGAAGGGCTGAAGGTGATCATTGGCGCCTATTTACCGGAGTGCCGGGTAATTGGCTCCGCTAATGACGGAACGGAGGGCTACCGGCTTATTTTGCAGCAGTGTCCTGATATTGTGATCACGGATATCCGCATGCTGGAGCGTGACGGCCTGGAAATGATCGAAAGCCTGACGGCGAAGGGCGTCTCTGCGAAGTTCATCATCCTCAGCGGATATTCGGAGTTCGAATATGCCCGTAAAGGGATGCAGCTTGGCGTCAAGAGCTATCTGACCAAGCCCATAGAAGAGACTGAGCTGCAGCAGTGTGTCAGAAAGGTAATCCGGGAAATCGAGACTGCAAGGACACAGGAGGAGCTGAAAAGAACAGACGCACTGACCTCCTCCGGACAAACGGCTGACCCGGAGCCTGACCCGAAGAAGAGAGATGTAATTGCGGAAATCAAACAGTACCTGATTGAGAATTACGACCAGAACGTCAGTCTGGCCGATCTGTCCAGCCGGTTCTATCTGCATCTTAATTATCTCAGCTCCCTTTTCAAAGAGAAAACCGGACAGACCTACCTCGAATATGTCTCCATGATCCGCATCGAGAAGGCGAAGCAGCTGCTGGCGGACAGTGAGCTGAAGATTTACGAGGTCGGCCAGAAGGTCGGCTATTATGACACAACGCATTTCTCCAAAGTGTTCGAGAAAATCGCCGGCTGTAAGCCCAGTGAATACCGCAGGATGCAGCAGAAAAGATAA
- a CDS encoding ABC transporter permease, producing the protein MNKASGLIQNIRQCWPLYLMVIPGIAFFIIFKYIPIGGSVIAFQDYSIFKGITHSPFVGFKNFSLLFDSPDFYRIFTNTLLLGLMKVVLIFPVPIVLSLLINEVRNSLLKRGVQTALYIPHFLSWVIIAGITFDIFSLSGIYNTVREWFGYGSNLLMQQEHFFRPIYVITGIWREAGWGTIVYLAAISSMDPSVYESAVIDGASRFKQIFYITLPLLLPTIVILFLLDIGNFMELGFDQVYNLLTPMTYSVGDIIDTFVYRTGIQEARYSFATAVGLFQAVIGFTLVFGFNRLSKKVSDGGLW; encoded by the coding sequence ATGAACAAGGCATCAGGGCTCATTCAAAATATAAGACAATGCTGGCCGCTCTATCTCATGGTCATACCGGGTATTGCATTCTTTATTATTTTTAAATACATCCCGATCGGCGGCTCGGTAATCGCTTTTCAGGACTATTCGATCTTCAAGGGGATCACGCACAGCCCGTTTGTAGGCTTCAAAAATTTCAGTCTGCTGTTTGACTCACCGGATTTCTACCGCATCTTTACAAACACCTTATTGCTGGGGCTTATGAAGGTGGTGCTGATCTTTCCGGTTCCCATTGTGCTGTCCCTGCTTATTAATGAAGTGCGTAATTCCCTGCTGAAAAGAGGCGTGCAAACCGCCCTCTACATCCCGCATTTTCTGTCCTGGGTTATCATTGCGGGCATTACGTTCGATATTTTCTCCCTCAGCGGGATTTACAATACGGTCCGGGAATGGTTTGGCTACGGGTCCAACCTGCTGATGCAGCAGGAGCATTTCTTCCGGCCAATCTACGTTATAACCGGAATCTGGCGCGAAGCAGGCTGGGGAACGATCGTCTATCTGGCGGCCATCAGCTCCATGGACCCGAGTGTCTATGAATCGGCCGTCATCGACGGGGCTTCACGGTTCAAGCAGATCTTTTATATCACCCTGCCGCTGCTGCTGCCGACTATCGTTATCCTGTTCCTGCTGGACATCGGCAATTTCATGGAGCTGGGCTTTGATCAGGTGTACAACCTGCTGACCCCGATGACCTACTCAGTTGGCGATATCATTGATACCTTTGTGTACCGGACGGGGATTCAGGAAGCGCGTTACAGCTTCGCGACAGCCGTCGGATTGTTCCAGGCCGTGATCGGTTTCACACTGGTGTTTGGCTTTAACCGCTTATCCAAAAAAGTATCGGACGGGGGGCTCTGGTAA
- a CDS encoding SGNH/GDSL hydrolase family protein, translating into MTETIQVHRATEDNVKLIGRTHYYKEVRWLALSGSGVEFTFYGRKAEITLQADAIALTGNNLARIAICVNGVRVIDDQLNQPVVTYTVFESDTEQEVTVSVIKLSEAAMSTAGIQAITVDAAEGIKPAPAGIHSIEFIGDSITCGYGVDDEDGTHSFSTATEDVTKAYAYLTAQRLQVDYSMVSYSGYGIITGYTENDQKLLTHLLPDYYEKVGKSEGRFADAFLPQELPWDFNRLVPDLIVINLGTNDDSYTKDDPGRQAEYAREYTGFLRTVRRCNPHAKILCTLGIMGDRLYPYVEQAVSRYSAESGDTNLSTMKFEVQQAADGYASDSHPSGVTHHKAADKLAAHILELMNWE; encoded by the coding sequence ATGACAGAAACCATTCAGGTACATAGAGCAACGGAGGATAATGTAAAACTCATCGGGCGGACGCATTATTATAAGGAGGTGCGGTGGCTGGCTCTCTCCGGTAGCGGCGTTGAGTTCACCTTTTACGGCCGGAAAGCGGAAATTACGCTGCAGGCGGATGCCATAGCCCTTACCGGCAATAACCTGGCCCGGATCGCAATCTGTGTAAATGGCGTGCGCGTGATTGATGATCAGCTTAACCAGCCGGTGGTTACGTACACTGTGTTTGAAAGCGACACCGAGCAGGAGGTTACTGTATCCGTCATCAAGCTGTCCGAGGCGGCAATGTCGACCGCAGGGATTCAGGCCATCACCGTCGATGCTGCGGAAGGCATTAAGCCGGCTCCGGCTGGCATACATTCAATCGAATTTATCGGCGATTCCATTACCTGCGGCTATGGCGTGGATGATGAGGACGGGACGCACTCTTTTAGCACAGCTACTGAAGATGTTACCAAGGCCTATGCGTATCTGACTGCCCAGAGGCTTCAGGTAGACTACAGTATGGTATCCTACAGCGGATATGGCATCATCACAGGCTATACGGAAAATGATCAGAAGCTGCTTACACATCTGCTTCCGGATTACTATGAGAAGGTAGGGAAATCCGAGGGAAGATTTGCTGATGCTTTTCTTCCCCAGGAGCTTCCCTGGGATTTCAACAGGCTTGTACCCGACCTGATCGTTATTAATCTGGGTACAAATGATGATTCCTATACCAAAGATGATCCCGGCCGGCAAGCTGAGTACGCCCGGGAATATACCGGGTTTCTACGAACAGTCCGGCGCTGTAATCCGCATGCGAAGATCCTGTGCACGCTGGGAATCATGGGGGATAGACTGTATCCTTATGTGGAGCAGGCAGTCAGCCGATATTCTGCTGAATCCGGCGACACCAATCTTTCTACGATGAAGTTTGAAGTGCAGCAGGCGGCAGACGGTTATGCTTCGGACTCTCACCCGTCCGGGGTTACTCATCATAAAGCGGCTGATAAGCTGGCTGCTCATATCCTAGAGCTTATGAATTGGGAATAA